In Quercus lobata isolate SW786 chromosome 12, ValleyOak3.0 Primary Assembly, whole genome shotgun sequence, a genomic segment contains:
- the LOC115971018 gene encoding calcium-transporting ATPase 1-like isoform X2: MENYLNENFGDVKGKNSSDEALQRWRKLCWLVKNPKRRFRFTANLSKRFEAEAIRRSNQEKFRVAVLVSQAALQFINGLTLSSDYIVPREVQDAGFEICADELASIVEGRDVKKLKIHGGVEGIINKLATSVNNGIPTSNKLLDQRKEIFGINKFAESPARGFWVFVWEALQDMTLMILAVCALVSLLVGITMEGWPKGAHDGLGIVASILLVVFVTATSDYKQSLQFKDLDREKKKITIQVTRNGFRQKISIYDLLPGDIVHLAIGDLVPADGLFVSGFSVLINESSLTGESEPVDVNNDKPFLLSGTKVQDGSCKMLVTTVGMRTQWGKLLATLSEGGDDETPLQVKLNGVATIIGKIGLYFAIVTFAVLVQGLFSRKLQEGSHWSWSGDDAKEILEFFAVAVTIVVVAVPEGLPLAVTLSLAFAMKKMMNDKALVRHLAACETMGSATSICSDKTGTLTTNHMTVVKACICGKIMEVGSSKETSGICSEIPSTGLRILLQSIFNNTGGEIVKNKDGEVEILGSPTETALLEFGLLLGGDFQLERKTLNIVKVEPFNSAKKRMAVLLEVPGVGHRVHCKGASEIILEACDRVIDSNGDIVFIEASRDYLKDTIEQFASEALRTLCLAYMEIENEFSAESLPIKGYTCIGIVGIKDPVRPGVRESVEICRSAGITVRMVTGDNINTAKAIARECGILTSEGIAIEGPVFRETSEEELREIIPKLQKKQKRSRERDRLIKLGQFGNWASNKLFMLVFSPIWRDIFCGPGWKMLGPHQKILSPSLLTKQHPFLFSLLFFICRIPPPTKHTPKVQCANCCGVWLVACLI, translated from the exons ATGGAGAACTACTTGAACGAGAACTTTGGGGATGTGAAGGGCAAGAATTCGTCGGACGAGGCGCTTCAGAGATGGAGGAAGCTCTGCTGGCTAGTGAAGAACCCTAAACGGAGATTTCGATTCACTGCTAATCTCTCTAAGCGATTTGAGGCCGAGGCTATTCGACGCTCTAATCAG GAGAAGTTTAGAGTTGCAGTTTTGGTTTCACAAGCTGCACTTCAGTTTATCAATG GTCTAACTTTATCCAGTGATTACATCGTACCAAGGGAAGTCCAAGATGCAGGTTTTGAAATTTGTGCTGATGAGTTGGCATCCATTGTTGAAGGCCGTGATGTGAAGAAACTAAAAATACATGGTGGTGTTGAGGGTATTATAAACAAGCTTGCAACATCAGTGAACAATGGCATTCCAACTTCTAATAAGTTGTTGGATCAAAGAAAAGAGATTTTTGGAATTAATAAATTTGCTGAAAGCCCAGCACGAGGTTTTTGGGTCTTTGTGTGGGAAGCCCTTCAAGATATGACTCTTATGATACTTGCTGTTTGTGCTCTTGTCTCTCTTCTTGTTGGAATAACCATGGAAGGATGGCCTAAGGGTGCCCATGATGGACTTGGAATTGTTGCCAGCATTTTGCTTGTTGTATTTGTCACTGCCACGAGTGATTATAAACAATCTTTACAGTTTAAGGATTTGGAcagggagaagaagaaaattacaATCCAGGTCACCAGAAACGGATTTAGACAAAAGATATCAATATATGATTTACTTCCTGGTGATATTGTTCATCTTGCTATTGGAGATCTGGTCCCAGCAGATGGACTTTTTGTTTCTGGGTTTTCAGTGTTGATAAATGAATCCAGTTTAACAGGAGAGAGTGAACCAGTTGATGTCAATAATGATAAGCCATTTCTTCTGTCAGGAACTAAAGTTCAGGATGGATCATGCAAGATGCTTGTGACTACTGTCGGAATGAGAACTCAGTGGGGTAAACTGTTGGCTACTCTTAGTGAAGGAGGAGATGATGAGACCCCATTGCAGGTCAAACTTAATGGTGTGGCAACCATTATTGGAAAGATAGGACTATATTTTGCCATTGTTACTTTTGCTGTTTTGGTGCAAGGACTTTTTAGCCGCAAGCTGCAAGAAGGCTCCCACTGGAGCTGGTCTGGAGATGATGCAAAGGAAATTCTGGAATTCTTTGCTGTTGCTGTTACAATAGTTGTTGTTGCTGTTCCTGAAGGGCTGCCTTTGGCCGTGACACTAAGCCTTGCCTTTGCCATGAAGAAAATGATGAATGATAAGGCACTTGTCCGTCATTTGGCTGCTTGTGAGACAATGGGATCTGCCACAAGTATCTGTAGTGACAAGACTGGGACTCTAACTACTAACCATATGACTGTTGTGAAAGCTTGCATTTGTGGGAAGATCATGGAAGTAGGCAGCTCTAAAGAGACTTCTGGTATTTGCTCTGAAATTCCTAGTACTGGTTTGAGAATCCTACTACAATCAATATTTAATAACACTGGAGGAGAAATTGTTAAAAACAAAGATGGAGAAGTTGAGATCCTGGGATCACCCACTGAGACTGCTCTTTTGGAATTTGGGCTGTTGCTCGGTGGGGATTTTCAGTTAGAACGAAAAACATTGAACATTGTGAAAGTTGAGCCCTTCAATTCTGCTAAGAAGCGAATGGCAGTACTTTTAGAGGTTCCTGGTGTTGGTCACAGGGTACACTGTAAAGGCGCTTCTGAAATAATTTTAGAGGCTTGTGATAGAGTCATAGACTCAAATGGTGATATTGTTTTCATTGAGGCATCCCGTGATTATTTGAAGGATACGATTGAACAATTTGCTAGTGAAGCTCTTCGAACTCTATGCCTTGCTTAtatggaaattgaaaatgaattttctGCTGAAAGTCTACCAATTAAAGGGTACACATGTATAGGAATTGTAGGTATTAAAGATCCAGTTCGCCCCGGTGTGAGGGAGTCTGTTGAAATTTGTAGGTCAGCTGGTATAACTGTTCGGATGGTTACTGGAGACAACATAAACACTGCGAAGGCAATTGCTCGAGAATGTGGAATTTTGACCAGTGAGGGTATAGCAATTGAAGGCCCAGTATTCCGTGAGACAAGTGAGGAGGAATTGCGTGAAATTATTCCAAAACTTCAG AAGAAACAAAAGAGAAGCAGGGAGAGAGATAGACTCATTAAATTggggcaatttggtaattggGCAAGCAACAAGCTTTTCATGCTtgttttctctccaatttggagagaTATTTTTTGTGGGCCCGGGTGGAAAATGCTTGGGCCCCATCAAAAAATTCTCTCCCCTTCTCTCCTTACCAAACAACACCCATTTctattctctcttttatttttcatctgTCGTATTCCACCTCCAACAAAACATACCCCTAAAGTTCAGTGTGCAAATTGCTGTGGTGTCTGGTTAGTTGCCTGTTTGATCTAA